The following is a genomic window from Salvelinus fontinalis isolate EN_2023a chromosome 11, ASM2944872v1, whole genome shotgun sequence.
tgcactttcatgctaggtttaggacctcatgtTGAAGCTTATCGAGACCaaaactgatgtatagaacaatctgaaaatgatctactttggtttagatacaagcatcatataaactctaacacaataaattcatttgacttggtgaaaatccattttttggacctaacttgcttTTCCCATGTGGTTTCATCCTTCACGTACACCATAAAATATTGGGTCAAATTAttaattttgtgtatggtttccgaGAAACAAGGGTGTCTCAACTTACCACACTCTCCCCTCTACCTTGCGTGTAAGTGTCTCGAACaattccttccctccttccttgaAGAAATCGCTATACTGACTCGATTTGTCAACAGGTTAAAACATTAAGTGTATTTTATAATATTTTTATCCAGAAATTGCATGGAGGCAACCACAAACGCGAGCTATAAAGCACAAATTGTATCAAAGATCTGTGAAATACATTAAATACGGTTAACCTATGACTAGTACAGTAGGCCACAAAAAGTAACACTACTCCAACGGATCATTGGATGTCAAAGTCTTGAGCTCCGGCTTGGACTTAACCCTGACTTCCTGCAGCTCCGTCACACTATTCCCATCCCCCCCCTTCCCCGACCGCCCCAGCTTGAGTGGGGCTGAAGAACTACTCCGGCTGGACTTTGTGCTGCGGGTAAAGGAGGCAGAGGTCCCTCCCTCAATGTTGGTGCCCTCGAAGAGCTTGGCCATGAAGCTGAGACCGGCCTGGCGGATGTGGGAGCTGCCAGCGAATACGTACAGTACAGGGTTCACGCTGCTGCTCAGGAAAGCGAGTGCTGTGACGTTGGGACGGGCCACCGCGGCTGCTTTAAACAGAGTGTCGTTACCACCAAGTAGACCAAtcacctgagagagaggcagatacAAGAGAGACAGATAGGGCTTATACCTGTTATTATACCTGTATGACACACAACAAATGAACTGCTTCATAATGTGCAGTACCTTGAAATACATTGGCAAACTCTCATACCTGTAAGATGTTGACCACGTGGTAGGGCAGCCAGAAGAGAGCGAAGGTGccgatgatgaggaggatgagacGGTTTCCCCGTCCCTTGTGCTGGAACATGGCCCTGCGTAGTCCACAGATGACAGAGGTGTAGCAGACGATGATGAAAGTGAAGGGGAGGAAGAAGCCCAGGACGGTCTCAAACAGGTACTGGAACACCTGGTGACCCACACTTTTCCAGTGGTACGACATGCAGACGGTCACAGAGCTGTTCAAGTGCAGCTTCAGGTTACTAggtatagagatagagatagagatagagatagagagagagagagagagagagagagagagagagagagagagagagagagagagagagagagagattttacaACACGAAGGAGACATGATGGGTCTCATGGATGTTCCCCAGGACCACAGTGTGTGACTTGAGGAATGCATAaggacaaaagagagagagagtttgtttgATTGAGACAATGGAAGTGTTCCAGGTTGTCTTTATTGCAGCCATACTTCGCAGGTTATTAGAGAAGTGTTTAAGAGCTCGGGAACTACAGAAATAAACAGCCTGTAATGCAAACAAAAATCTTCAGATCAGTATTGAAGAATGATAAGCCTTTTTGTTCGTGTAAGTGTATTTTAATATTtcctctctctcatgcctctcgcacacacacaacccataCACACAACCCATACACACAACCCATACAAACAGCCCCACCTGCGATAGAAGGCCATGGGCAGTGCAAAGACGAAAGCCAGCACCCAGATCCCTAGTAGAACGGCCATCAGGGTTTTCTTTGTCCTCATCCTCTGGGCCAGGAAGGGCCTTGCGACGGCCAGCCAGCGATCCAAGCTCATCAGGCTGATCAGGTAGATGGACACGTTCATGTTGACACAGCACAGGTAGTGCACCAATTTACAGGCCACCGCCCCGAACTCCCAGCCTCGCCCGCCTGCCAGGAAGCGCAGGAAAAGCGGGGAGCTTAGCAACACCAACGCGTCGGCCACGGCGAGGTTTAAGACGAGCAGGCAGGTAACTGAACGATGCCTCACACGGCACAGCACCGACCACACAACAAACAGGTTACCGGGGAAACCGAGGACGAATGCTAGGACCAGGATGGAGATGCCGATCTGGTTTGATAggtgagaaaggagaggaggcgagaggagaggtggaggggagctTGGGGGGCCAGCGGAGATGGAGAGGTCTGACGCCATTTTGGGAGGGAGTTGAAGAATCTG
Proteins encoded in this region:
- the LOC129865512 gene encoding leukotriene B4 receptor 1-like; the encoded protein is MASDLSISAGPPSSPPPLLSPPLLSHLSNQIGISILVLAFVLGFPGNLFVVWSVLCRVRHRSVTCLLVLNLAVADALVLLSSPLFLRFLAGGRGWEFGAVACKLVHYLCCVNMNVSIYLISLMSLDRWLAVARPFLAQRMRTKKTLMAVLLGIWVLAFVFALPMAFYRSNLKLHLNSSVTVCMSYHWKSVGHQVFQYLFETVLGFFLPFTFIIVCYTSVICGLRRAMFQHKGRGNRLILLIIGTFALFWLPYHVVNILQVIGLLGGNDTLFKAAAVARPNVTALAFLSSSVNPVLYVFAGSSHIRQAGLSFMAKLFEGTNIEGGTSASFTRSTKSSRSSSSAPLKLGRSGKGGDGNSVTELQEVRVKSKPELKTLTSNDPLE